Proteins found in one Sphingobacteriales bacterium genomic segment:
- a CDS encoding 30S ribosomal protein S18, translating into MSATRKDIKFLAAPKLGLRKKKYCRFKKSGIEYVDYKDEVFLTKFLNEQGKILPRRITGNSLKFQRRVAQAIKRARHIALLPFVTDLLK; encoded by the coding sequence ATGAGTGCAACAAGAAAAGATATAAAATTTTTGGCAGCCCCTAAACTCGGCTTGCGCAAGAAAAAATATTGTCGCTTCAAAAAAAGCGGTATTGAATATGTAGATTATAAAGACGAGGTGTTTTTGACCAAATTCTTGAATGAGCAAGGTAAAATTTTGCCGCGCCGTATTACGGGTAACTCCTTGAAATTTCAACGCCGCGTGGCTCAAGCTATAAAACGCGCCCGCCACATTGCTTTATTGCCGTTTGTAACTGACTTATTAAAATAA
- a CDS encoding gliding motility-associated C-terminal domain-containing protein has product MATIQFAGGSVQLWASGGTTYSWSPSNGLSNANISNPTASPSATTTYTVTISNAQGCSDTEQVTVTVNDPVYGSAGVNGGNNTICAGGSVQLWASGGTTYSWSPSNGLSNANISNPTASPSATTTYTVTITNANGCSDTEQVIVTVNDPVYGSAGVNGGNNTICAGGSVQLWASGGTTYSWSPSNGLSNANISNPTASPSATTIYTVTITNAQGCSDTEQVTVTVNDPVYGSAGVNGGNNTICAGGSVQLWASGGTTYSWSPSNGLSNANIANPTASPSATTTYTVTITNANGCSDTEQVTVTVNEPVYGSAGVNGGNNTICAGGSVQLWASGGTTYSWSPSNGLSNANIANPTASPSATTTYTVTISNAQGCSDTEQVTVTVNEPVYGNAGGDGTICAGGSVQLWASGGTTYSWSPSNGLSNANIANPTASPSATTTYTVTISNAQGCSDTEQVTVTVNEPVYGNAGGDGTICAGGSVQLWASGGTTYSWSPSNGLSNANIANPTSSPSATTIYTVTITNANGCSDTEEVTVIVAPASNASAGADVTICEGEDTQLNASGGTTYSWSPATGLSNPNIANPIASPSTTTTYTVTVTNAQGCSDTDQVTVTVLPPVVLNAGNDMAVCGHTAVLQASGNGYWTVEPSNGVSISNINDPHATVTVPADGFYAFNWNTSGAVCGNSFDQVIVQFGSNPTPANAGPDATTCGLSYTMNANAPYVGMGTWIGNGIFSNSTDPHATVTVAVPGTYAFTWITTNCTCAPSSDLVFITFGQGSGVNAGADQTICAGESVQLNASGGANYSWSPTVGLSNPNIANPVANPAATTTYAVTSTDAGGCVSVDYVTVTVNNGSPVNAGTDDSTCGLNYMLNATGSGTWSAVGGGISFSNNNDPHTMVTVSSPGYYVFTWTANGGGACGGGNDQVAITFTQYDATAYAGASATVESLTYTLNANTPQFATGTWSGVDGAVFANVNNPNTTVTVPAYSTYIFTWTINNNGDCDDAVATVSITFNAPTPTCEISAGGLISSSTNTWCAGADNATVTVLSSGSTGDNLKYLVTKSNGEIILISNSSTFTISSATATTLRVYSVVYTGSINGLNVGDNLSAVSGACFDISDTYVSFIEDCTPVCTANGGTLSAAPINICANDAIANTINVSTTGASGANHAYVVTNTQGTILSVSNTATVTLSNTIGTYLIWSISYENGLQGLTTGASAANLEGCFDLSNSVSVNVIDCETPCQDVLEYCTTPQTLINICLELCDMPDANITELTSLYDCSVNIESAHCFSYIPLPAFVNLTDHVTVTYCDAVGNCNEIIINIYVGNCDGTPEPCTIQANAGVDQGICPGGSVTLSGSGGTSYAWSPATGLSNAGIANPVASPTATTTYTLTVTDANGCSDTDEVTVTVGNTFTGANAGADQTLCAGLGVLSTQLNASGGTSYAWSPTTGLSNPNIANPIVSNITQSITYTVTVTSAQGCTDTDQVTITVGNAPEFTVGTPVCNSNNASYSVAVNATGGTGAYIAVVEGANNYTQQYNFTGNGVNISLPLNSSGYIILVKDAQTDCSGYGVSINAPQGCGTPEPSDCVTFQSICAEPVEPQAVCLDLCGMEESNVEIIEAETTYNCSITILGGACLQYTALPAFQGVDTIRITMCTLDGTMCEHYDVEVMVGICEGLAAADDDIDFDGNNGSQSTFNILENDINANNAVVSAFTQPQNGTIIVAEDGTVVYSPVSGFDGNDSFTYTVTDAQGNVSTAIVYLNILQPYIAEEALKANCRVEVPNAFSPNNDGVNDVFFVDKTNCYPQYKFTVVNRWGDIVCQKQGTNRDDLLWDGCGNADGKAVVEGVYFYFLELQSESGETETLNGFIEVKR; this is encoded by the coding sequence GTGGCAACAATACAATTTGCAGGTGGTTCAGTGCAATTGTGGGCAAGTGGCGGCACAACATACAGTTGGTCACCGTCGAATGGTTTGAGCAATGCAAATATTTCCAACCCGACCGCCTCACCAAGTGCTACCACTACTTACACGGTAACGATTAGTAATGCGCAAGGTTGCAGCGATACTGAACAAGTAACCGTGACAGTAAATGATCCGGTATATGGCAGTGCAGGTGTAAACGGTGGCAACAATACAATTTGTGCAGGTGGTTCAGTGCAATTGTGGGCAAGTGGCGGCACAACATACAGTTGGTCACCGTCGAATGGTTTGAGCAATGCAAATATTTCCAACCCGACCGCCTCACCAAGTGCAACAACAACTTACACTGTAACTATCACTAACGCCAACGGTTGTAGTGATACCGAACAAGTAATCGTGACAGTAAATGATCCGGTATATGGCAGTGCAGGTGTAAACGGTGGCAACAATACAATTTGTGCAGGTGGTTCAGTGCAATTGTGGGCAAGTGGCGGCACAACATACAGTTGGTCACCGTCGAATGGTTTGAGCAATGCAAATATTTCTAACCCGACCGCCTCACCAAGTGCTACCACTATTTACACGGTAACGATTACCAATGCGCAAGGTTGCAGCGATACTGAACAAGTAACCGTGACAGTAAATGATCCGGTATATGGCAGTGCAGGTGTAAACGGTGGCAACAATACAATTTGTGCAGGTGGTTCAGTGCAATTGTGGGCAAGTGGCGGCACAACTTACAGTTGGTCACCGTCGAATGGTTTGAGCAATGCAAATATCGCCAACCCGACTGCTTCACCAAGTGCAACAACAACTTACACGGTAACTATCACTAACGCCAACGGTTGCAGCGATACTGAACAAGTAACAGTAACAGTGAACGAACCAGTATATGGCAGTGCAGGTGTAAACGGTGGCAACAATACAATTTGTGCAGGTGGTTCAGTGCAATTGTGGGCAAGTGGCGGCACAACATACAGTTGGTCACCGTCGAATGGTTTGAGCAATGCGAATATCGCCAACCCGACTGCTTCACCAAGTGCAACAACAACTTACACGGTAACGATTAGTAATGCACAAGGTTGCAGTGATACTGAACAAGTAACTGTAACAGTGAACGAACCAGTATATGGAAATGCAGGTGGTGATGGAACTATTTGTGCAGGTGGTTCAGTACAATTGTGGGCAAGTGGCGGCACAACATACAGTTGGTCACCGTCGAATGGTTTGAGCAATGCAAATATCGCCAACCCGACCGCCTCACCAAGTGCTACCACTACTTACACGGTAACGATTAGTAATGCGCAAGGTTGCAGCGATACTGAACAAGTAACAGTGACTGTGAACGAACCCGTCTATGGAAATGCAGGTGGTGATGGAACTATTTGTGCAGGCGGCTCAGTGCAATTATGGGCAAGTGGAGGCACAACATACAGTTGGTCACCGTCGAATGGTTTGAGCAATGCAAATATCGCCAACCCGACCTCTTCACCAAGTGCAACGACTATTTACACGGTAACTATCACTAATGCCAACGGTTGTAGTGATACCGAAGAAGTAACTGTAATAGTAGCTCCGGCTTCTAATGCTTCAGCAGGTGCTGATGTAACTATTTGCGAAGGCGAAGATACGCAATTGAACGCAAGCGGCGGTACAACTTATAGTTGGTCACCTGCCACAGGATTGAGTAATCCGAATATTGCCAATCCGATTGCCTCACCAAGCACAACAACTACTTATACTGTAACCGTAACCAATGCACAAGGTTGCAGTGATACCGACCAAGTGACAGTTACAGTATTACCTCCGGTTGTATTGAATGCCGGAAATGATATGGCTGTATGCGGTCATACTGCTGTATTACAAGCAAGCGGTAATGGTTATTGGACAGTGGAACCTTCAAATGGCGTTTCTATCTCTAACATTAATGACCCACACGCAACGGTAACTGTTCCTGCTGATGGTTTCTATGCTTTTAATTGGAACACTTCAGGTGCAGTCTGCGGTAATTCGTTTGACCAAGTGATTGTACAATTTGGCAGCAACCCAACTCCTGCAAATGCGGGACCTGATGCAACAACCTGCGGTTTAAGTTATACAATGAATGCTAATGCTCCGTATGTAGGTATGGGTACTTGGATTGGAAATGGTATTTTCTCTAATTCAACTGACCCACACGCAACAGTAACAGTTGCAGTACCGGGTACTTATGCTTTTACATGGATTACCACGAATTGTACTTGTGCTCCGAGCAGTGATTTGGTTTTCATTACTTTCGGACAAGGAAGTGGTGTGAATGCAGGTGCTGACCAAACTATTTGTGCGGGTGAGAGCGTACAGTTAAATGCGAGTGGTGGTGCTAATTACTCTTGGTCGCCGACAGTAGGTTTAAGTAATCCTAATATTGCAAATCCGGTTGCAAATCCGGCAGCTACAACTACTTACGCCGTAACTTCTACGGATGCGGGCGGTTGTGTAAGTGTAGATTATGTAACCGTAACTGTAAATAACGGAAGCCCTGTGAATGCGGGTACAGATGATAGCACTTGCGGCTTGAACTATATGCTCAATGCAACAGGTAGCGGTACTTGGTCAGCAGTAGGAGGCGGTATATCATTTAGCAATAATAATGACCCACACACAATGGTAACTGTATCTTCACCGGGCTACTATGTATTTACATGGACAGCAAACGGCGGCGGTGCTTGTGGTGGTGGCAACGATCAGGTAGCCATTACATTTACACAATATGATGCTACTGCTTATGCAGGTGCTTCTGCCACAGTAGAATCATTAACCTATACATTGAACGCCAATACTCCACAATTTGCTACAGGAACTTGGAGCGGAGTTGATGGTGCAGTATTTGCAAATGTAAACAACCCGAATACTACTGTGACGGTTCCTGCCTACAGTACTTATATATTTACATGGACTATCAATAATAATGGGGACTGTGATGATGCAGTTGCTACTGTAAGTATTACTTTCAATGCACCGACTCCAACTTGCGAAATAAGTGCGGGCGGGCTTATCAGCAGCTCTACCAATACTTGGTGTGCAGGTGCTGATAATGCAACTGTTACTGTTTTGAGCAGTGGCAGCACCGGAGATAATCTTAAATATTTAGTCACAAAATCAAATGGTGAAATTATATTAATATCAAACAGCAGCACATTCACCATCAGCAGTGCTACGGCAACTACTTTAAGAGTATATTCTGTTGTATATACAGGAAGTATAAATGGTTTGAATGTAGGAGATAATCTTTCTGCTGTCAGTGGTGCTTGTTTTGATATATCTGATACTTATGTATCATTTATTGAAGATTGTACTCCTGTTTGTACTGCAAACGGCGGCACATTATCGGCTGCTCCTATAAATATTTGTGCCAATGATGCTATCGCTAATACTATTAATGTGAGTACCACCGGCGCATCGGGAGCTAATCATGCTTATGTTGTTACAAATACCCAAGGTACAATTCTTTCTGTAAGCAATACTGCAACAGTAACATTGAGTAATACAATAGGTACTTATTTAATTTGGAGTATATCTTATGAAAATGGTTTGCAGGGATTGACAACAGGAGCCAGCGCAGCTAATTTAGAAGGTTGCTTTGATTTATCCAATTCAGTATCTGTTAATGTAATTGATTGCGAAACTCCTTGCCAAGATGTATTAGAATATTGCACTACACCGCAAACCTTAATTAATATTTGTCTTGAATTATGCGATATGCCTGATGCCAATATTACTGAACTGACAAGTCTGTATGATTGCAGTGTAAATATTGAATCTGCTCATTGCTTCAGCTATATCCCGCTTCCGGCTTTTGTAAATTTAACCGACCATGTAACCGTCACTTATTGTGATGCTGTGGGTAATTGTAATGAAATAATCATTAATATTTATGTAGGAAATTGTGATGGCACACCTGAACCTTGCACAATCCAAGCCAATGCAGGTGTTGATCAAGGCATTTGTCCGGGTGGCTCTGTAACATTGAGTGGTAGTGGCGGCACTTCTTATGCGTGGTCGCCTGCTACGGGCTTGAGCAATGCCGGCATCGCTAATCCGGTTGCAAGCCCTACAGCTACCACAACTTATACATTAACAGTAACCGATGCCAATGGCTGTAGCGATACCGATGAAGTAACTGTAACAGTTGGTAATACATTTACGGGAGCTAATGCCGGTGCTGACCAAACGCTATGCGCAGGTTTAGGAGTGTTGAGTACACAACTTAATGCCAGTGGCGGCACTTCTTATGCGTGGTCGCCGACTACGGGTTTGAGTAATCCTAATATTGCTAACCCAATCGTAAGCAATATCACACAAAGCATTACTTATACTGTTACTGTTACCAGCGCACAAGGCTGCACTGATACCGACCAAGTAACGATTACTGTAGGCAATGCACCTGAATTTACAGTAGGTACACCTGTTTGCAATAGCAATAATGCTTCATATAGTGTAGCAGTAAATGCTACAGGCGGCACAGGTGCTTATATCGCGGTTGTAGAAGGTGCCAATAACTACACACAACAATATAACTTTACAGGCAATGGGGTAAATATATCCTTACCACTTAACAGTAGCGGTTATATTATTTTGGTAAAAGATGCTCAAACAGATTGTAGTGGATATGGAGTTTCTATAAATGCTCCGCAAGGCTGCGGCACTCCTGAACCTTCGGATTGTGTTACCTTCCAAAGTATATGTGCTGAACCCGTAGAGCCACAAGCTGTTTGCTTGGATTTATGTGGTATGGAAGAAAGCAATGTTGAAATTATTGAAGCTGAAACTACCTACAATTGCAGTATTACCATACTCGGTGGTGCTTGTCTGCAATATACTGCTTTGCCTGCTTTCCAAGGTGTAGATACCATTCGTATTACGATGTGTACGCTTGATGGCACTATGTGCGAGCATTATGATGTAGAAGTAATGGTAGGTATTTGCGAAGGTTTGGCAGCAGCCGATGATGATATTGACTTTGATGGCAACAATGGTAGCCAAAGCACTTTCAATATCTTGGAAAACGACATCAACGCCAACAACGCTGTGGTATCTGCTTTCACGCAGCCGCAAAACGGAACGATAATCGTAGCAGAAGACGGAACAGTTGTATATAGTCCGGTGTCAGGTTTTGACGGCAACGACAGTTTTACTTATACCGTAACTGATGCACAAGGAAATGTTTCAACCGCTATCGTATATCTGAATATTCTACAACCCTACATTGCCGAAGAAGCCCTCAAAGCTAACTGCCGTGTAGAAGTGCCTAATGCTTTCTCTCCTAATAATGATGGTGTAAATGACGTATTCTTTGTAGATAAAACCAATTGTTATCCGCAATACAAATTTACCGTAGTGAATCGTTGGGGAGATATTGTATGCCAAAAACAAGGCACTAACCGAGACGACTTGTTGTGGGACGGTTGTGGCAATGCCGATGGCAAAGCAGTGGTAGAAGGTGTTTATTTCTACTTCTTGGAACTCCAAAGCGAAAGCGGCGAAACAGAAACACTCAATGGCTTTATTGAGGTGAAACGTTAG
- a CDS encoding type IX secretion system membrane protein PorP/SprF, with protein MQLLKKIFLICLLWAFHIAPAWAQQDSRYSLYMFNGLVLNPAYAGTKDVLSSAFFYRQQWAGVEGAPVTFSLSTHSPVGNARRVGLGLYLENDKIGIHNRVSIFGSYSYKFKVGDGTLSAGLQTGLVYFSSRMTDIVSPEGVPDIVFSEDQYYLKPNFGAGLYYYNKRFYAGVSIPTLLDYNSSDEIKKVTKQYRQYLATAGVVYPIGDMLKLKPSILLKSIPVLSPLQTDANVSILFKDAFWAGVTYRTNEINFKPESMGFLLGYRFEQGFTFGYSYDMSLTDIRQYGSGSTHEIMLSYDLIKNIATVSPRYF; from the coding sequence ATGCAGTTACTGAAAAAAATATTCCTCATTTGCCTTTTATGGGCATTTCATATTGCACCTGCTTGGGCGCAACAAGATTCGCGATACAGCTTGTATATGTTCAATGGTTTGGTGCTGAATCCTGCTTATGCGGGCACTAAAGATGTATTGAGCAGTGCCTTTTTCTATCGTCAGCAATGGGCGGGTGTAGAAGGCGCACCGGTTACTTTTTCACTCAGCACCCATAGTCCGGTGGGCAATGCACGCCGTGTGGGTTTGGGACTTTATTTAGAAAACGACAAAATTGGTATTCACAACCGCGTCAGTATATTTGGCAGCTACTCCTACAAATTCAAAGTAGGAGATGGAACGCTGTCGGCGGGTTTGCAAACGGGTTTGGTTTATTTCTCTTCGCGTATGACCGATATTGTTTCGCCCGAGGGCGTACCCGATATTGTGTTCAGCGAAGACCAATATTATCTGAAACCTAATTTTGGGGCGGGGTTATATTATTATAACAAACGCTTTTATGCAGGTGTGTCGATACCTACTTTGCTGGATTACAACAGCAGCGATGAAATTAAAAAAGTAACCAAACAATATCGCCAGTATTTGGCTACGGCGGGTGTGGTATATCCCATAGGAGATATGCTCAAGCTCAAACCCTCTATTTTATTAAAATCTATACCCGTTTTATCTCCCTTGCAAACCGATGCCAACGTGAGCATTTTATTTAAAGACGCATTTTGGGCAGGTGTTACCTATCGTACCAACGAGATAAATTTTAAACCCGAATCAATGGGCTTTCTTTTGGGCTACCGCTTTGAGCAGGGATTTACTTTTGGATACAGCTACGATATGAGTTTAACGGATATTCGTCAATACGGCAGTGGCAGCACACACGAAATTATGCTCTCTTATGATTTAATCAAGAATATTGCCACGGTATCACCTCGCTATTTTTAA
- the rpsF gene encoding 30S ribosomal protein S6 — protein sequence MFKIKNFETVIIFTPVLSEADAKKKISDYLKYLQDKGCTMLEENFWGIRQLAYPINRKTTGIYFVCEYQGPSNVVEELEVLFKRDVEILRFLTVRLDKYAVKYNEDRRNGLIGKKRKSSSSGDAAETAVIAAPVAVVIEEEVKPIADGGDNTPILTDDKE from the coding sequence ATGTTTAAAATTAAAAATTTTGAAACGGTTATCATCTTCACACCTGTTTTGTCTGAAGCTGATGCCAAGAAAAAAATCTCTGATTATTTAAAGTATCTTCAAGACAAAGGTTGTACTATGTTGGAAGAGAACTTTTGGGGTATCCGCCAGTTAGCGTACCCTATCAACCGCAAAACCACCGGCATTTATTTTGTGTGCGAGTATCAAGGACCTTCAAATGTGGTGGAAGAGTTGGAAGTATTGTTTAAACGCGATGTAGAAATTCTGCGTTTTCTGACTGTTCGTTTGGATAAATACGCCGTTAAGTACAACGAAGATCGTCGTAACGGCTTGATTGGCAAGAAACGTAAATCTTCTTCTTCCGGCGATGCTGCCGAAACTGCTGTAATCGCTGCCCCTGTTGCTGTTGTAATAGAGGAAGAAGTGAAACCCATTGCTGATGGAGGTGATAACACACCTATTTTGACAGACGATAAAGAATAG
- a CDS encoding PD-(D/E)XK nuclease family protein, with product MSEYNVLAASLYQAWRSVRLIRESFYDKLAEMELKLLRRLLREVLYAAATPFEGNDSNCLQIMGFLETRTLDFEQVILLSANEGNLPMPRQQNSFIPFYLRKFFKMPTYEEQDVIFAYHFFRLLKYPHQVTLLYNTEASKDGSNSEKSRFLQQLIVEYNEQQTKNSAVQISEKAAYSPFKNNTLAPTPIIIEKKPNIIARLEALCSGNSEDKKSFLSPTALSSYLNCTLQFYFKYIARLYPLEEYENELNAATLGSVVHSALENLYGMYEGKILTAADIEKLKGLVAKKVKEALKEAKFVQDEAELKGRNLLLRRVIEELVHSVLDSDREFHIPFGVHKLEDKHLKAFVWINESSRKVWISGTMDRVDKITAGTPDKDTYRIVDYKTGMVKDFSDTQKNTLTAEQMVDILFENPDFKANLQVLLYAWIYSKNYAEPVLAAVYPLKKKLENGMTILLEGKDLEIQMLPVFEVHLKKVLEQLFDTAEPFRQTEDWKRCRYCDYREICRIPEEARS from the coding sequence GTGAGTGAATACAATGTACTCGCGGCTTCGCTGTATCAGGCGTGGCGGTCGGTGCGCCTCATTCGCGAGAGTTTTTACGACAAATTAGCAGAGATGGAGTTGAAACTGCTGCGCCGTTTGCTGCGCGAAGTATTGTATGCTGCCGCTACGCCTTTTGAGGGCAACGATTCAAATTGTCTGCAAATTATGGGTTTTTTAGAAACGCGCACCCTTGATTTTGAACAAGTGATACTACTATCTGCCAACGAAGGTAATTTGCCGATGCCGCGCCAGCAAAACAGTTTCATTCCTTTTTATTTGCGCAAGTTTTTCAAAATGCCCACCTACGAAGAGCAAGATGTGATTTTTGCATATCATTTTTTCCGTTTACTGAAATATCCGCATCAGGTCACACTACTCTACAATACCGAAGCCTCTAAAGACGGCAGCAACAGCGAAAAAAGTCGTTTTTTACAACAATTAATTGTAGAATACAACGAGCAGCAAACAAAAAACAGTGCTGTGCAGATATCAGAAAAAGCGGCATATTCACCTTTCAAAAACAATACACTCGCGCCCACGCCCATCATCATCGAAAAAAAACCGAATATTATTGCTCGCTTGGAAGCCTTATGCAGCGGCAACAGCGAAGACAAAAAATCTTTCCTTTCGCCTACCGCACTCAGCAGCTATCTGAATTGTACTTTGCAATTTTATTTTAAATATATAGCACGTCTGTATCCTTTGGAAGAATACGAAAACGAACTCAATGCGGCTACTTTGGGGTCGGTGGTGCATAGTGCTTTGGAAAATTTATACGGTATGTATGAAGGAAAAATCCTTACCGCCGCCGATATTGAAAAACTGAAAGGGTTGGTTGCAAAAAAAGTAAAAGAAGCCTTGAAAGAAGCCAAATTTGTGCAGGACGAAGCAGAACTGAAAGGCAGAAACTTATTGCTGCGGCGCGTGATAGAGGAGTTGGTGCATAGTGTGCTCGACAGCGACCGCGAATTTCATATTCCTTTTGGGGTGCATAAATTGGAGGATAAACATTTAAAAGCCTTTGTATGGATAAACGAGAGCAGCCGGAAAGTGTGGATCAGCGGCACAATGGATCGGGTGGATAAAATAACGGCAGGAACACCCGACAAGGACACCTATCGTATTGTGGACTACAAAACGGGTATGGTGAAAGATTTCAGCGATACACAAAAAAACACGCTCACCGCCGAACAAATGGTGGATATACTCTTTGAAAATCCCGATTTTAAAGCCAATTTACAGGTGCTTCTGTATGCGTGGATATACTCCAAAAACTACGCCGAACCGGTATTAGCGGCGGTGTATCCTCTGAAAAAAAAGTTAGAAAATGGAATGACGATACTCCTCGAAGGCAAAGATTTGGAAATACAGATGCTGCCCGTTTTTGAGGTGCATTTAAAAAAAGTGCTGGAACAACTTTTTGATACCGCCGAGCCATTTCGCCAAACCGAAGACTGGAAACGCTGCCGCTATTGCGATTACCGCGAAATTTGCCGTATTCCCGAAGAAGCACGCAGCTGA
- a CDS encoding vanadium-dependent haloperoxidase, with translation MRKINYVLLSILAVVFTFSSCTRDEDNNTIAVSTPAASIDGTYAKAWMDKTAELVKTYSLSPPAASRLFGCMGVAMHEAVVGGIKDGVSLEGQLNDLTSVPDPSATRQYDWAVVLAYTMENMLVETLPNISEASVSELATLRETQIAKRKTETALSSEILSASEFYGKQVAQVVEDWVDTDNYSITRNLTYASPSREGHPEYWDPATLNQTALEPIWGTLRPIFLYNVNACEVPLSIPFGTDETSSMYAEAKVVYDVSVNLTQEQKDIAYYWADNPGQSATPPGHWIMIMGQMTENLHLNLERTSEMYALGSIALADAFITCWYTKYKYNLLRPVTYIREFMGHPEWSSFIGTPPFPEYTSGHSTGSGAASAILTHLFGEMSFTDRTHLNNPSIGTMRFFNNFEEAAQEAADSRLYGGIHYPNSNAKGLEQGRCIGEQILSSIKLRN, from the coding sequence ATGAGAAAAATAAACTATGTATTGTTGAGTATTTTGGCTGTTGTTTTTACTTTTTCGTCTTGTACGCGAGATGAAGATAATAATACAATAGCAGTATCAACGCCTGCCGCTTCCATAGATGGTACTTATGCCAAAGCGTGGATGGACAAAACGGCAGAATTGGTAAAAACATATTCATTGTCGCCGCCCGCCGCATCGCGTTTGTTTGGTTGTATGGGCGTAGCTATGCACGAAGCTGTGGTAGGTGGTATAAAAGACGGTGTTTCATTGGAAGGGCAGCTGAACGATTTGACATCTGTTCCCGATCCTTCTGCAACCCGACAGTACGACTGGGCAGTAGTATTGGCATATACAATGGAAAATATGCTCGTAGAAACACTGCCAAATATCAGCGAAGCATCTGTGAGCGAGTTGGCGACTTTGCGCGAAACACAAATTGCAAAGCGCAAAACAGAAACTGCCCTGAGCAGCGAAATATTGTCGGCTTCGGAATTTTACGGCAAGCAAGTGGCACAGGTGGTAGAAGATTGGGTGGATACCGATAACTACTCCATTACACGCAATTTGACCTACGCATCGCCTTCCCGCGAAGGACACCCTGAATATTGGGACCCCGCTACACTCAATCAAACTGCTTTAGAGCCAATTTGGGGTACGTTGCGCCCTATATTTTTGTATAATGTAAATGCTTGTGAAGTGCCTTTGAGTATTCCTTTCGGCACAGACGAAACCTCTTCAATGTATGCCGAAGCAAAAGTAGTCTATGATGTATCTGTTAATCTTACCCAAGAACAAAAAGATATTGCGTACTATTGGGCAGATAATCCCGGACAATCTGCAACACCTCCCGGACACTGGATTATGATTATGGGACAAATGACCGAAAATTTGCACCTGAACTTGGAGCGCACCTCCGAAATGTATGCTTTGGGTAGCATTGCCTTGGCTGATGCTTTCATCACTTGTTGGTACACCAAATACAAATATAATTTGCTGCGTCCTGTTACCTATATCCGCGAATTTATGGGACACCCCGAATGGTCTTCGTTTATTGGTACGCCGCCGTTTCCCGAATATACCTCAGGACACTCCACCGGTTCGGGAGCAGCCTCCGCCATACTCACGCATTTATTTGGCGAAATGTCGTTTACTGACCGCACCCACCTCAATAATCCCAGTATCGGCACAATGCGCTTTTTCAATAACTTTGAAGAGGCAGCACAAGAAGCCGCCGACTCGCGCTTGTATGGCGGTATTCATTACCCCAACAGCAACGCAAAAGGATTGGAACAAGGCAGATGTATTGGCGAACAAATTTTGTCTTCCATCAAACTCAGAAACTAA
- a CDS encoding 50S ribosomal protein L9 codes for MELILLQDVENLGEKFQTIKVKPGYGRNYLLPRKMAVVANQSNKNAMSSLIKQLDKKRSKEMEEWKATAARLQNTPLSVGAKVGASNKIFGSVTNVQLAEAIKRLTGVEVDRRKIHISEEVKTLGTYSAHVELHKEVKIDVNFDVVSE; via the coding sequence ATGGAACTTATATTATTGCAAGATGTGGAAAACTTGGGCGAAAAATTTCAAACCATAAAAGTAAAGCCCGGCTATGGTCGCAATTATTTATTGCCTCGCAAAATGGCAGTAGTTGCCAACCAAAGCAACAAAAACGCCATGTCATCATTGATAAAACAATTGGATAAAAAACGATCCAAAGAAATGGAAGAGTGGAAAGCCACCGCCGCACGCTTACAAAACACACCTTTGTCGGTGGGCGCAAAAGTGGGTGCTTCCAACAAAATTTTTGGTAGTGTTACTAATGTGCAGTTGGCTGAAGCCATCAAACGCCTCACCGGTGTAGAAGTGGATAGAAGAAAAATCCACATCAGCGAAGAGGTGAAAACTTTGGGTACTTATTCAGCTCATGTTGAATTGCACAAAGAAGTGAAAATAGATGTAAATTTTGATGTAGTATCAGAATAA